TTAAAAATGGTAGGTAATGAATCATCCCAATCAGGCTCGTTAGGGTCGTTCAACCATTCGTGGCGCACAGCATGAAGTTCTGGAATAGTGATCAGTGCTTGACCACTTAAATGCTTTTCGAGCTTTTTTTGTAGTTGCAGTAAAACGTGTAACATAAAGCGGCGATATTTAAGCAGGTATGGGCCTGTAGTGTAGTCGTCGAGTAATACTTTTTCGCCATCTTCTTTTAGGGTTTTAAACGCTAAGCGGCCATTACGGCGAATATGGTTACGGTATTTCTTTTTAAGTGCGGGTGACGTACTACGCGATAAAATATTACGGTATTTAAGTAATGGCTCCATCCATGTTTCGCCGTTCGCTACGAGGCTTTCCATTGCACGGTCTTTTGTTACTACGGTACATGTCCAACAACCAAATCGTGAGTTACCACACGATGGTGTTGTTTCGTCGATGACTAACGGGCACTCACCTTGGCCAGAAGAGTCTTTGTAAAGGTTCCAAAGCAGTAAGTTTTTACCACCCCATGGGTTTTCCCATTCTAGGTCGTATTTATCTATCCACTTATTACGCGGGCCGTACGGTGTTTCTTCTTGTTTTAAGTGGCATAAACGCAGGATTTTCCAAACATCATCAACGTGCCATGTGTCGATAGGGGTATAAATAAATGCGTTTGCAAGGGTGGTGTGTACTGCGAGATCAGAGCCATCAATTTTGTGCTTTTTAATTACTTGGGCACGCGATGCACTTTCTTGCGAGCGAGAGCCTAATACAACAATGACTTCATCGTATTGGCTGACTTTTTCGGTAATAAAGGTGCTTACAGGGTCAATCTTCATGCGCTCTGTACACCAACGGAAATTACGAGTGGGTGCAGGGTAGCCTTTACCTAGTAAGTTCGACCAAAAGGTTTGGTCGGTTTTTGGTGTGACCTTGTGTGCTGTAATCGGCAAGTTATCACGCTTAGCACCATCGTTGATTGCTTTTAGCGAGTTATTTACATGGTCTACAACCACAGGTGTCTCTACGAGTGTGTCTGAAGCTACTACAAATACAGGTTTATGACGTTGCTCTTGCTCTAAACCTAATAGCGCCATATAAACGAGCGCCATCACTGCTGATGAGTCTTTACCACCACTGTAGCCAATAACCCATGGGCGGGTATCAGCAAGGTAAACCCGTTGTGTGTCTGCAATAAATTCACTTAAATAACGACCTGAAAACTTTTCGCTTTCTATAAAATCTACGTACTCTTCTTCCAAGTCGTGTTGGTGTATTAACTTCATGCGTTTAGTAACTTGTTTTCTTTCTCTAATTCTTCGAGCGTAGGCGTAATTCCGACCTCGCGTTTGATCTGCATTGCTGTTAAGAAAATATTTGATACAGCTTTAGAGAGTCTACCGTGCTGCATTGCGCGGTTTGACCATGCAGGGTTTGATTTTAGCCAATTAATTTTGCCGAGCTTAGCTAATAATTGGTTTTGCTCATTTTCTTCTAGTTCTAAGATGTAGTGACCAACATTCGCTATAGCTTGAAGCCCAATACCGTGTGCACTTAAAAATTCTTGGCGAAACTCCGGTGCTGACAAAGTTTTATTTTGGACTTGTTGCCATTCGGGCATATTGTCGTTCACTTTGTTCCAAAAAGCGACCGCTTTTGTTTTTTCTTCTTCACTAAAGCCTTCTTTTGACCCTTTTCCGAACAGTGTGCGATTTGCTTGCTTTATGCCACTTAAAGTGAAGACCTTATTACTGCGGACAGAGACTGATGAACGTTCAAACTCTGTGAAGCCAATAAAAGGTTTTGCATTCATAGCAAGGTAGCGGGCAATCTCTGAAGCTTGATCTCTGTGATCATAAAGCGTGGCTAGAGATGAACTGGGCCTTACAGCGTATTTATTAAGGTCTGCAAACATTTGTTGGCTACGTTTTAAGCCTTCATCGACAAAAAATAAAACCGCAATGTTGTCTTGGCCAAGTTCAGGGTTTTCTTTTATTGCTTCTTCAATAGCTGCACGACGGTGTTGGCCGTCATTGATTAATATTTGGGCATCCATGGGTACTACAAGCGTGCCTAAATTTGGATTTTCGTCGGAGTTTTTGAATTCCACATCGGTACCCACTGATGCAGTAAGAGCTGAAAATACGTAATCATCAGGTGAATCTAAAAGGTAGCGCGTCATTTCAGGAATGCGGCTTTTATTAAGCGTTCGTTGCGAGCGTAGTTCTGCTGGCACTTCTTCTTCGTCATACATGAAAATTTTTGGAATTATTCGAAGTGGGCAAGTAGCTATGTAAAAAGGTTTACCTGCTTGCTGACCGCGGACAGCCGGGAAGCTGTAGCAATAATTAGTATCTATGTTGCCCATTTTGCTTTACGTAATAATGAGTGGTACGTAATATTATTACGTACATTACGT
The window above is part of the Pseudoalteromonas rubra genome. Proteins encoded here:
- a CDS encoding DNA phosphorothioation system sulfurtransferase DndC, with protein sequence MKLIHQHDLEEEYVDFIESEKFSGRYLSEFIADTQRVYLADTRPWVIGYSGGKDSSAVMALVYMALLGLEQEQRHKPVFVVASDTLVETPVVVDHVNNSLKAINDGAKRDNLPITAHKVTPKTDQTFWSNLLGKGYPAPTRNFRWCTERMKIDPVSTFITEKVSQYDEVIVVLGSRSQESASRAQVIKKHKIDGSDLAVHTTLANAFIYTPIDTWHVDDVWKILRLCHLKQEETPYGPRNKWIDKYDLEWENPWGGKNLLLWNLYKDSSGQGECPLVIDETTPSCGNSRFGCWTCTVVTKDRAMESLVANGETWMEPLLKYRNILSRSTSPALKKKYRNHIRRNGRLAFKTLKEDGEKVLLDDYTTGPYLLKYRRFMLHVLLQLQKKLEKHLSGQALITIPELHAVRHEWLNDPNEPDWDDSLPTIFKEVYGYDLDWTMDDATQFSREESQLLNTIAPKHGISPHMVKKLIDIETSMSGLTRRTGIFNKLGRLVQQDWESAEEIIEEHLESRQNQMRQSKEVKVISQELDDLNKLLAKEGLS
- the dndB gene encoding DNA sulfur modification protein DndB — its product is MGNIDTNYCYSFPAVRGQQAGKPFYIATCPLRIIPKIFMYDEEEVPAELRSQRTLNKSRIPEMTRYLLDSPDDYVFSALTASVGTDVEFKNSDENPNLGTLVVPMDAQILINDGQHRRAAIEEAIKENPELGQDNIAVLFFVDEGLKRSQQMFADLNKYAVRPSSSLATLYDHRDQASEIARYLAMNAKPFIGFTEFERSSVSVRSNKVFTLSGIKQANRTLFGKGSKEGFSEEEKTKAVAFWNKVNDNMPEWQQVQNKTLSAPEFRQEFLSAHGIGLQAIANVGHYILELEENEQNQLLAKLGKINWLKSNPAWSNRAMQHGRLSKAVSNIFLTAMQIKREVGITPTLEELEKENKLLNA